The Streptomyces sp. HUAS MG91 sequence AAAGGCGACCAGGTCATTTCGGTCTCAAAGTTCATCGTCAGGTGACAGCAGCATGGCAGCACCGTATCCCCATTCCCTGCAGCCACTTGGGCACGATCACCACCCCAACCTCGGCGCACCACCCCCGCGTACAGCGACGATGCGCCCTCGTCGCCCACTGCCGAAGTGGGCCCATCCGAGCACATTGAGATCAGCACCGAGCTACCGGCTGCCTCCCTGAAGAGGAACCGCACCCTTTCCCAACTGACCAGCCGGCTCCGTGGAGCGCGGACCATGTGCCCTTCGGCTTCGCCGCCACCCGCACCCACAAGCTCACCCCGGGCCAGAAGGAAGCCAACCGTGTCCTCGCCGTCGGGCGCGCACCGGTCGAGCACGGCTTCGCCCACCTCAAGAACTGGCGGATCCTGACCAAGCTCCGTACCAATCCCGCCCGCGCCACCCACCTCCGGCGTGCACTGCTCGTTCTGACGAACCTGGAAGTCAACCGCTGAGGCAACACCTCATGGGGTTCCCGGCGACATCACCTTTGGTAGCCGGCCCCTGGCCAAGAACCCCGAGCACGGCTTTGACTTGCTCGAACACGGTAACGGCAGTGAAGGGACACGGACGTGCGTGCACGGGACATCAACTACGACACAGGGTTCCTCCCAGGGGAAGAACTCTCCCGCAAGAGCTTCACCCCTGAGACGGTCCGGCACGACATGGCGGTGATCTCCGGAGATCTCCACTGTGACGCCGTTCGTATCTCGGGACGAGAGCCTGAACGGTTGAGCATCGCCGCAAGACACGCTGTGGAAGCCGGCCTTGAGGTCTGGTTCGCCCCCTTTCCCGTGGACCTTCCCCGCGACCAGTTGCTCCCGTACTTCGCCGACTGCGCCGCTCGGGCCGAAGCCGTACGGGAGGCTGACGCCGACGTGGTGTTCGTCGCTGGCTGCGAGATCAGCGCGTTCTGCGGCGGCTTCCTCCCTGGCGACACCTACGGCGACCGTATGCGGGCCATGGCTGCCGCCGACATGGAGTGGTGGTCCTCCCTCGGACCGGTGCAAGAACGCCTCAACGACCTCCTCTCCCAGATCGCCGCGACCGTCCGTACGTACTTCGGCGGGCAGGTCACTACGCATCGGCTCCCTGGGAGTTCGTCGACTGGGGTGCGTTCGACCTCATCGGCATTGATGCCTACCGAGCCGCCTACAACACCGCCAGCTTCCGTGACGAGTTGCGTGGACACCTCGCCCACGGCAAGCCCGTCGCGGTGACCGAGTACGGAACCTGCGCGTACCAGGGCGCGGGAGAACGTGGTGGCATGGCCTGGCAGGTGCCGCACGGCGCGGTCCCGGACGAAGACGAGCAGGCGCGCTACCTGACCGAATTGCTGGACATCTTCGAGGACGAAGGCGTGGACACCGCGCTCTGGTTCACCTTCGCCGGTTACAGCAGACCCGGAGAGCAGGACCTCGGCTCCTACGGCGTCGTCAGGATGCTCGACGAGAAGCGATGGGAGCCCAAGAAGGTATTCCACACCATGGCAGCCAGATACCAACGCGGCTGACGCACCAAGACCTCCAGCCCTTGACTGCACCCGCTCTATAGCACCCGATCATCCGTCACGCTGGGGTGCAGGGTGACGGATGATCTACTGCACAGACTGCCGCCCCTGACCAGCAGGAGCACCCCCAACGACCGTCACACCAGCTCCTTGACCTGCGCCTTCAAGTTGGAGGTGGCGCCCGTGATTGTGGTTCTGATGTTCGGCCGCACCAAACGGCAGC is a genomic window containing:
- a CDS encoding transposase family protein, whose protein sequence is MPFGFAATRTHKLTPGQKEANRVLAVGRAPVEHGFAHLKNWRILTKLRTNPARATHLRRALLVLTNLEVNR